A single Pradoshia eiseniae DNA region contains:
- a CDS encoding S1C family serine protease, with protein sequence MDFTNRNEHDDLEEKKPNEHGPINETSSDEANGEYRSHKINPTYLSYQGYHELNSAQKDKETYEQSAQESVDSIILEKPTEREPAESRTSKEKSRWVTPLVTALLSAVIVLGSGSYFGFVDLTGILPGGEDGTVKSVETAVAKVDDKDGLQIDETSVSTSDTIKMINKVSPAVVGVVNIQKMSPENYYNYGLPTSEEEGSQNKESGTGSGVIFKKDGDHAYIVTNNHVIEGADSIEVYLANETKVEAKLIGADALTDLAVLEISSENVKEVAEFGDSDKLSVGQEVLAIGNPLGLDFSGSVTQGIISGLQRTVTVSTSAGEWDMDVIQTDAAINPGNSGGALVNLSGQVIGINSMKISSDGVEGIGFAIPSQEAKTIVNDLLADGSVQRAYVGVGLQSIAEIPQYVLERQLKLPADVTNGLVVTQVEAESPAAQAGIEAYDVIVSIDDTEVSSLSEFRKYLYSQTKNGDTVKIKLYRDGVVKTVTVTLTEK encoded by the coding sequence ATGGATTTCACTAATCGGAATGAACATGATGATTTGGAGGAAAAAAAGCCAAATGAACATGGGCCAATTAATGAAACAAGCAGTGATGAAGCAAACGGTGAGTACCGAAGCCATAAAATTAACCCAACCTATCTATCCTATCAAGGATATCATGAACTGAACTCTGCTCAAAAGGACAAGGAGACTTATGAACAATCTGCCCAGGAATCCGTTGACTCCATTATACTAGAAAAGCCAACGGAAAGGGAACCCGCAGAAAGCAGAACATCAAAAGAGAAGAGCAGATGGGTCACCCCTCTCGTTACAGCGCTGCTAAGTGCAGTGATTGTTCTTGGTTCCGGCTCGTATTTCGGCTTTGTTGATTTGACTGGAATCCTGCCCGGCGGTGAGGATGGAACGGTGAAATCGGTTGAAACAGCCGTTGCCAAGGTTGATGACAAGGATGGACTGCAAATAGACGAGACTTCTGTCTCCACAAGCGACACAATTAAGATGATTAATAAGGTATCTCCGGCAGTCGTTGGTGTGGTCAACATTCAGAAGATGAGCCCGGAAAATTATTATAATTATGGATTGCCAACTTCAGAGGAAGAGGGCTCACAAAATAAAGAATCGGGAACTGGTTCTGGCGTTATCTTTAAAAAGGATGGCGATCATGCCTATATCGTGACGAATAACCATGTCATTGAAGGTGCCGATTCGATAGAAGTATATTTAGCGAATGAGACAAAGGTAGAAGCAAAGCTGATCGGCGCAGATGCATTAACAGACCTTGCTGTCCTGGAAATAAGCAGCGAAAATGTCAAAGAGGTCGCGGAATTTGGCGATTCTGATAAATTGAGTGTCGGCCAGGAGGTGCTAGCAATCGGAAACCCGCTAGGTCTCGATTTCTCCGGTTCAGTCACACAAGGAATCATAAGCGGTTTACAGCGCACGGTGACTGTATCCACATCCGCTGGTGAATGGGACATGGATGTCATCCAGACAGATGCTGCTATCAATCCTGGAAACAGCGGAGGGGCACTCGTGAATCTAAGCGGTCAGGTCATTGGGATCAATAGCATGAAAATCTCTTCAGATGGTGTGGAAGGTATTGGGTTTGCAATTCCGTCCCAAGAAGCGAAAACCATTGTTAATGATCTCCTGGCAGATGGTTCAGTGCAGCGCGCATATGTAGGTGTTGGCTTGCAATCGATTGCGGAGATTCCGCAATATGTGCTTGAACGTCAGCTTAAGCTTCCAGCTGATGTAACAAACGGCTTGGTCGTCACACAGGTCGAGGCTGAATCACCTGCTGCACAAGCTGGAATCGAAGCCTACGATGTGATTGTGTCCATTGATGATACCGAGGTATCTAGTCTTAGCGAATTTAGAAAATATTTGTACAGCCAAACAAAGAATGGTGATACCGTCAAAATCAAGCTTTATCGTGATGGTGTTGTTAAAACCGTCACAGTAACGCTAACAGAGAAATAA
- a CDS encoding HAMP domain-containing sensor histidine kinase — MSTIKNKRKLTNIFGLLKGKFTDEQDEEKRISLLRYWTIRYLVTLVIGLTIIGFVTGIIIRQSTLNKNLAIDRYLAEEVAARMLDQIVGTDIPTDGDAELFYNRQKLLELSGSPSIYVVDTNGSILMENRSKDHLNISSFSQKLISSNKEVRKLKNIDGKDYYLVKRPIALNDSVLGWIVVIQSEEELTAVDQEYKLLFLMVISAALLGWAAIYILSRRLLKPIENVAKAAKQVEAGNYDIELNEKVKEQEVYDLVHSFKEMAYKLEQLESIRAELLAGVTHELKTPVTSISGLLQAVNDEVVTGEEAKEFLAISLQETNRLQKMVSDLLDFNSFAANAIPVNKKPIYIGESLKEMVYQWSLIQDNVPIEVTIDKPDEDIEIYTDVLRLQQILLNLLNNARQAIQGKGKITITICLADAHWVAIDFQDNGPGIPAAEQDLIFERFYRGEEKKYKVRGLGLGLPFSKMLARAMGGDLKLKESSQDGTIFTITLPFDD, encoded by the coding sequence GTGTCTACGATAAAAAATAAGCGTAAGTTAACGAACATATTTGGCCTCTTGAAAGGCAAGTTTACTGACGAGCAGGACGAGGAGAAAAGAATTAGTCTTCTGCGCTATTGGACGATTCGATACCTCGTTACCCTTGTTATTGGCTTGACTATCATCGGTTTTGTTACCGGAATCATCATCCGGCAATCGACGTTGAATAAGAATCTCGCCATTGACCGCTATTTGGCGGAGGAAGTAGCCGCACGCATGCTCGATCAAATAGTTGGGACAGATATTCCGACAGACGGCGATGCAGAGTTGTTTTATAATCGGCAGAAGCTGCTTGAGCTCAGCGGAAGTCCATCGATTTACGTTGTGGATACGAATGGATCGATACTGATGGAGAACCGCTCAAAAGATCATTTGAATATCTCTTCCTTTTCACAGAAATTAATTTCAAGTAATAAAGAAGTACGGAAGTTAAAGAATATTGACGGAAAAGATTATTATTTGGTCAAGCGTCCAATAGCCTTGAATGATTCTGTACTTGGCTGGATTGTGGTCATCCAGTCAGAGGAGGAATTGACAGCAGTCGACCAGGAGTACAAGCTCTTGTTCCTGATGGTCATTAGTGCAGCTCTTCTTGGCTGGGCGGCAATCTATATTCTCTCTAGACGCTTGCTTAAGCCAATTGAAAATGTGGCTAAAGCTGCGAAGCAAGTTGAGGCAGGCAATTATGATATCGAATTAAATGAAAAGGTGAAGGAGCAAGAGGTGTATGATCTTGTTCACTCATTTAAAGAAATGGCTTATAAGCTTGAACAATTAGAATCAATCAGGGCGGAGCTGCTTGCTGGTGTTACGCATGAATTGAAGACCCCTGTCACCTCCATCAGCGGACTTTTACAGGCGGTTAATGATGAGGTTGTAACAGGGGAGGAGGCAAAGGAGTTTCTAGCTATCTCCTTACAGGAAACGAATCGATTGCAGAAGATGGTTAGTGATTTGCTTGATTTCAACTCATTCGCAGCCAATGCGATTCCCGTAAACAAGAAGCCAATTTATATTGGAGAAAGCCTTAAGGAGATGGTCTATCAATGGAGCCTTATTCAGGATAATGTGCCTATTGAGGTAACCATCGATAAACCGGATGAAGATATCGAGATATATACGGATGTGCTTCGCCTACAGCAAATTCTCTTGAATTTGCTCAATAATGCAAGGCAGGCTATTCAAGGGAAAGGCAAGATAACAATTACCATCTGTTTAGCAGATGCCCACTGGGTGGCAATAGATTTTCAGGATAACGGACCTGGTATCCCGGCTGCGGAGCAAGATTTGATATTTGAGCGATTCTATCGCGGTGAAGAAAAGAAATATAAGGTTAGAGGACTAGGGCTTGGGCTTCCTTTCAGTAAAATGTTAGCAAGAGCCATGGGGGGCGATTTGAAGCTGAAAGAAAGCAGCCAGGATGGAACTATTTTTACCATTACGCTTCCCTTTGATGATTAA
- a CDS encoding response regulator transcription factor, which translates to MHKILIVEDEIAISQVLKAYLKKAGYETKQVYTGEEALDAFRGYNPDLVLLDVMLPGKNGWDILKGIRSESTCPVIMLTALGDVNYRLTGLNDGADDYITKPFVGDEVVARVQAVLRRSIKVIDDKERKQYGSLSINMKSHTVSLHGIELDLTPRDLALLIFFGQHPNQLFTRDQLIEHVWGLDYDGSDRAVDLSIKRLRKALKNWPSTEGEIKTLRGLGYQLSVYDKK; encoded by the coding sequence ATGCATAAGATATTGATTGTTGAAGATGAAATAGCCATCAGCCAAGTATTGAAGGCATATTTGAAAAAAGCCGGCTATGAGACAAAACAAGTGTATACAGGCGAAGAAGCACTCGATGCGTTCCGTGGGTATAATCCAGATTTGGTGCTGCTCGATGTGATGCTCCCGGGAAAAAACGGATGGGATATTCTAAAGGGCATCCGTTCAGAAAGCACGTGCCCTGTTATAATGCTGACTGCCCTTGGCGATGTGAACTACCGGCTTACAGGCTTGAATGACGGAGCGGATGATTATATCACGAAGCCATTTGTTGGTGATGAGGTAGTGGCAAGGGTACAGGCTGTATTAAGAAGGTCCATTAAGGTTATTGATGATAAAGAACGGAAGCAATATGGCTCCTTATCAATCAACATGAAGTCCCATACGGTTTCATTGCATGGCATTGAGCTTGACTTAACTCCACGTGATCTCGCTTTGCTCATTTTTTTTGGCCAGCATCCGAACCAGCTGTTTACACGCGACCAGCTGATTGAACATGTATGGGGACTGGATTATGATGGCAGTGACCGCGCAGTCGATTTATCCATTAAGAGGCTTCGGAAGGCTTTGAAGAATTGGCCAAGCACTGAGGGAGAAATCAAAACTCTGCGGGGATTGGGGTATCAGTTGAGTGTCTACGATAAAAAATAA
- a CDS encoding ABC transporter ATP-binding protein, protein MTNLLEFKDVSYWYKFGNKNQDILKNINVSFNKGLFYTIVGPSGSGKTTFLALASALDMPKGGEVLYEGKDIKKIGYSKFRNKYVSIVFQSYNLLPYMTALQNITTAMEITGAKVDNRRAYAIEMLKKVGINEKQANQKVLTLSGGQQQRVSIARALCCQSDLIVADEPTGNLDEDTASEIIELFLDLAHKEDKCVIVVTHDHNLSKISDVNIRLSKGEITVSNTEKPVLV, encoded by the coding sequence ATGACTAATTTACTGGAATTCAAGGATGTAAGTTATTGGTATAAGTTTGGGAATAAAAATCAAGACATACTAAAGAACATTAATGTATCCTTTAATAAAGGGCTTTTCTATACCATTGTAGGTCCTTCAGGGTCCGGGAAGACAACCTTCCTTGCGTTAGCAAGTGCGCTCGATATGCCTAAGGGTGGAGAAGTGCTGTATGAGGGGAAGGATATTAAGAAAATTGGCTACTCCAAATTTCGGAACAAATATGTCTCGATTGTATTCCAGTCCTATAATCTGCTTCCTTATATGACAGCCTTGCAAAATATCACGACGGCCATGGAAATCACGGGAGCGAAGGTGGATAATCGTCGTGCCTATGCGATTGAGATGCTGAAGAAGGTCGGTATTAATGAGAAACAGGCCAATCAGAAGGTACTTACCTTGAGCGGCGGCCAGCAGCAGCGTGTATCGATTGCGCGTGCCCTATGCTGTCAATCTGATTTGATTGTGGCCGATGAGCCAACAGGAAATTTAGATGAGGATACAGCGAGTGAGATTATTGAATTATTCCTTGATCTCGCCCATAAGGAAGATAAATGCGTCATTGTTGTTACGCATGACCATAATTTATCTAAGATATCTGACGTGAACATTCGCTTATCCAAAGGCGAAATCACCGTTTCAAATACAGAAAAGCCAGTATTGGTGTAA
- a CDS encoding ABC transporter permease yields MNFIKRAFLSVKAKKCKSLLQLFVFTVICVLVLSGLSIQSAATTSAELAKQQLGGTVTLSFDQEKMMQEQREARESAGSEEGREPFRFSQTPVEVEDAEALTTLSQLSGYNFTSSTQAVASNFDPIEASSNDTASDSNPMGVRMPDMGMADADVTLQGVVFTDATTDFMDGNAEMIEGTHISDEHIGENVAIMEETLAEENDLSVGDKITVASSSDEDKTVKAEIIGIYKTTSASTDPMGMSFTSMNPYNQIYVPYTLANEIKGEDYEGTIDSATYYMADPADTDAFIEDAVAMDVIDLDTYKLDANDSLYQQMVEPINNVASFSKNIVYLVTIAGAIILGLIVMLGIRERKYEMGVLLAIGEKKGKLIGQFIVEILIIAVFAIGIASLTGNLVADKIGDQLLSQQEESSANSRADITEFGGRGMQMGPPRGFVGPGQPNNQADADVQAVDLDVQVTGADLGKLAGIGLLIAVIATLIPSLSVLRLQPKAILSRQD; encoded by the coding sequence ATGAACTTTATCAAGAGAGCATTCTTGAGCGTAAAAGCAAAGAAGTGCAAAAGTCTATTACAGTTATTTGTCTTTACGGTTATCTGCGTTTTGGTATTGAGTGGATTATCAATCCAGAGTGCGGCTACGACGTCAGCAGAGCTTGCGAAGCAGCAGCTTGGCGGAACCGTGACACTGAGCTTTGATCAAGAAAAAATGATGCAGGAGCAGCGAGAGGCAAGAGAAAGTGCTGGGTCAGAGGAAGGCCGTGAGCCATTTCGTTTCTCACAAACGCCTGTTGAGGTAGAGGATGCCGAGGCACTAACAACTTTATCACAATTGAGCGGCTATAATTTCACTTCTAGCACACAGGCTGTGGCCAGCAATTTCGATCCGATTGAAGCTTCATCAAATGATACAGCGAGTGATTCAAATCCAATGGGTGTAAGAATGCCTGATATGGGAATGGCTGATGCAGATGTGACCCTTCAAGGAGTGGTTTTCACTGATGCAACCACTGATTTTATGGATGGAAATGCAGAAATGATTGAGGGGACACATATTTCGGATGAACATATTGGTGAAAATGTCGCCATTATGGAAGAAACATTAGCAGAGGAAAATGATTTATCTGTCGGTGATAAGATTACAGTTGCCTCTTCTAGCGATGAGGATAAAACAGTAAAAGCAGAGATTATCGGAATCTACAAAACGACCTCCGCATCAACTGATCCTATGGGAATGAGTTTTACTTCCATGAACCCGTATAATCAAATTTATGTTCCTTATACATTAGCTAATGAAATTAAAGGCGAAGATTATGAGGGTACCATCGACAGTGCAACTTATTATATGGCAGATCCTGCCGATACAGATGCATTCATTGAGGATGCAGTAGCAATGGATGTCATTGATTTAGATACATATAAATTGGACGCAAATGACAGTCTTTATCAGCAAATGGTAGAGCCAATCAATAATGTCGCCTCTTTCTCTAAAAACATCGTTTATTTAGTGACCATTGCAGGTGCGATTATTTTAGGATTAATTGTGATGCTCGGAATTCGCGAGCGAAAGTATGAAATGGGTGTCCTTCTAGCGATAGGTGAGAAAAAAGGGAAATTAATCGGGCAGTTTATTGTTGAAATTCTTATTATAGCTGTCTTTGCGATTGGAATCGCTTCGCTGACAGGTAATTTAGTAGCTGATAAGATTGGTGACCAGCTCCTCTCGCAACAAGAAGAGTCTTCTGCAAATTCACGTGCAGATATAACTGAATTTGGCGGAAGAGGCATGCAAATGGGCCCTCCAAGAGGATTCGTCGGTCCAGGTCAACCAAATAATCAAGCGGATGCAGATGTTCAAGCAGTTGATCTTGATGTTCAAGTAACGGGGGCTGATCTTGGCAAGCTTGCTGGAATTGGCTTATTGATTGCTGTCATCGCGACATTAATCCCTTCATTATCGGTACTTCGATTGCAGCCTAAAGCGATTCTTTCAAGACAGGACTAA
- a CDS encoding ketopantoate reductase family protein, with amino-acid sequence MRVLIIGAGGIGGYFGGRLTEAGADVTFLVRERRKQELMERGLVIQSVHGDYTCRPKVLVNGEDAAPFDYVLLAVKSYHLESAIKDMASYVSDRTAVIPLLNGVTHLGELQKAFGTERVLGGLCFIETTLTNDGVIRQTSKFHDIVFGELDGKPTERAQRFADLCSGAYMSANHSIMIKKDMWEKYLFITLFSGITTMMRAAIGIIKETDSGMRVIEGLLDEILLIFQEHHAPLEDGARERQIEKIKALGYEMKSSMLRDMEKGYRTEADHLQGYLLELAEQYNLETPLLHASYAHLKIYEKSLAE; translated from the coding sequence GTGAGGGTTTTAATCATTGGGGCAGGCGGTATCGGCGGTTATTTTGGCGGCAGATTGACAGAGGCGGGGGCAGATGTGACTTTCCTGGTTCGGGAGAGAAGGAAACAAGAGCTAATGGAGCGAGGACTTGTCATCCAAAGTGTACATGGGGATTATACATGCAGGCCGAAGGTGCTAGTAAACGGGGAGGATGCTGCTCCTTTTGATTATGTCCTTTTAGCAGTGAAATCGTATCATTTGGAGAGTGCGATTAAGGATATGGCCTCCTATGTCTCAGATAGAACAGCTGTCATTCCACTCCTTAATGGGGTGACTCATTTGGGAGAATTGCAGAAGGCATTTGGCACAGAGCGTGTTCTCGGGGGACTTTGCTTCATTGAGACAACTCTAACAAATGATGGAGTTATTCGTCAGACGAGTAAATTCCATGATATCGTATTCGGTGAGCTGGATGGAAAGCCGACAGAGCGGGCACAGAGATTTGCTGATTTATGCAGCGGAGCATATATGAGTGCTAACCACAGCATTATGATTAAGAAGGATATGTGGGAGAAGTATCTCTTTATCACGCTCTTCTCCGGCATTACGACGATGATGAGAGCGGCGATTGGCATAATTAAAGAGACTGATTCCGGGATGCGTGTGATCGAAGGCTTGCTTGATGAGATTTTACTCATTTTCCAAGAACATCATGCACCCTTGGAAGATGGTGCGAGAGAACGGCAGATAGAGAAAATAAAGGCATTAGGATATGAAATGAAGTCTTCGATGCTTCGTGATATGGAAAAAGGATATAGGACTGAAGCGGACCATCTGCAAGGATATCTTCTTGAACTGGCTGAGCAGTACAATCTGGAGACACCCCTTCTTCATGCGTCATATGCACATTTGAAAATTTATGAGAAATCACTAGCAGAATAA
- a CDS encoding YkuS family protein, protein MAKIGVEESLSDVQQALRDKGHEVVQLNHEHDAANCDCCVISGIDQNVMGMQDVTIEGPVINADGLTADQVCSEVESRLQ, encoded by the coding sequence ATGGCTAAAATAGGGGTAGAAGAATCTTTATCTGATGTTCAGCAGGCACTTCGTGATAAAGGTCATGAGGTAGTGCAGCTAAATCATGAACATGATGCTGCGAACTGTGACTGTTGTGTCATCTCTGGAATAGACCAGAACGTGATGGGCATGCAGGATGTTACAATTGAGGGTCCTGTCATTAATGCAGATGGATTAACGGCAGATCAAGTGTGCTCTGAAGTGGAAAGCAGACTTCAATAA
- a CDS encoding AbrB/MazE/SpoVT family DNA-binding domain-containing protein → MKSTGIVRKVDELGRIVLPIELRRTLDINIKDSIEIFTDEDQIILQKYMPGKACIITGEVSNNNITLANGKIILSPEGMRRLSDELHQVIKQ, encoded by the coding sequence ATGAAATCTACTGGTATAGTCAGAAAGGTCGACGAACTTGGACGCATTGTTCTTCCGATTGAATTGAGACGTACCTTGGATATTAACATAAAGGACTCCATTGAAATCTTCACGGATGAAGATCAAATTATCCTTCAGAAATACATGCCCGGTAAAGCGTGCATCATTACAGGCGAGGTGAGCAACAACAATATTACACTCGCCAACGGCAAAATCATATTAAGCCCGGAAGGCATGCGCCGTCTTTCAGATGAATTGCATCAAGTCATTAAACAATAA
- the ade gene encoding adenine deaminase → MDYSLMKRRINVASGKEPADLVVKDGKILNVFTGEIQHGDIAIVDGVIAGIGQYEGKREVNAAGRYISPSFIDGHVHIESTMVSPLEFAKVQVKNGVTAVIADPHEIANVCGADGIQYMIEHTEGLPFDAYFMLPSCVPATEFEEAGAILNSKDLAPFYEQPRVLGLAEVMNYQAVLESEPSMVEKLLDARKQHKLIDGHAAGLSGKAINVYMAAGIHTDHECTTAEEAKARLEKGMYLMIREGTVAKDLKQIIGAVNERNARRCLFVTDDRHLDDVMMEGSINNCIKLAIAEGIPVMTAYQMATLNAAECFRLNNQGALAPGYKADFLMLDSLEEVAIHSVYKNGKCIVSEGSVQGFPEDYPYAIADNLANTVSLGKIELKDLTIKLKGEEANIIGIIPNSLITKRLIEKTNRTKEGFFKSDTHLDHLKIALIERHNATGKIGLGIVKGLGLKSGALATTVAHDSHNLIVTGTNDEDMLAAIQELEKSRGGLVIVSEGKVRAKLALPIAGLMSMESANAVYGQLSEMNQVLADLGVSQDFNPFLTLSFLALPVIPACKITIDGLFDVTEFKHISIDA, encoded by the coding sequence ATGGATTACAGCTTAATGAAAAGACGAATCAATGTAGCTTCAGGAAAGGAGCCGGCAGATCTTGTTGTTAAAGACGGCAAAATTTTGAATGTATTTACCGGTGAGATTCAGCATGGAGATATTGCGATTGTCGACGGGGTGATTGCTGGTATTGGTCAATACGAAGGCAAAAGAGAAGTAAATGCCGCAGGGCGATACATCAGCCCCTCTTTTATTGACGGCCATGTGCACATTGAATCCACAATGGTTAGCCCGTTGGAATTTGCAAAGGTTCAGGTGAAGAATGGTGTGACCGCTGTCATTGCTGACCCTCATGAAATTGCCAATGTATGTGGAGCAGATGGAATTCAATACATGATTGAACATACGGAGGGCCTCCCTTTTGATGCGTATTTCATGCTTCCATCCTGTGTTCCTGCTACGGAATTTGAAGAAGCGGGAGCGATTTTGAACAGTAAGGATCTAGCTCCATTTTATGAACAGCCGCGTGTACTTGGACTTGCGGAGGTCATGAATTATCAAGCCGTGCTTGAGAGCGAGCCTTCCATGGTTGAGAAACTGCTGGATGCAAGGAAACAGCATAAATTGATTGATGGTCATGCTGCTGGTTTGTCTGGGAAAGCCATTAATGTATATATGGCTGCCGGTATTCATACGGATCATGAGTGTACGACTGCGGAAGAGGCAAAGGCCCGTCTTGAGAAGGGGATGTATCTCATGATTCGGGAAGGGACTGTCGCAAAGGATTTGAAGCAGATCATCGGGGCCGTTAATGAGCGGAACGCGAGAAGATGCCTGTTTGTAACAGATGACCGCCATTTGGATGACGTCATGATGGAGGGCAGCATTAATAATTGTATCAAATTAGCCATTGCAGAAGGTATTCCTGTCATGACGGCCTATCAAATGGCAACCTTGAATGCGGCTGAATGCTTCCGTCTGAACAATCAAGGAGCGCTTGCTCCAGGCTATAAAGCAGACTTTTTAATGCTTGATAGTCTTGAAGAGGTTGCCATCCATTCTGTCTATAAGAACGGGAAATGTATCGTAAGCGAAGGTTCTGTCCAGGGATTCCCAGAGGACTATCCGTATGCTATAGCGGATAATCTGGCGAATACCGTTTCCCTCGGTAAGATTGAGTTGAAGGATTTGACAATCAAGTTGAAGGGGGAAGAAGCAAATATCATTGGCATCATTCCGAACAGCCTAATCACCAAACGTCTCATCGAGAAGACGAATCGGACAAAGGAGGGCTTCTTCAAATCGGATACCCATCTTGATCATCTAAAGATTGCTCTTATTGAACGGCATAACGCGACAGGCAAGATTGGCCTCGGAATTGTTAAGGGGCTAGGGCTGAAATCAGGAGCTTTGGCCACGACGGTTGCACATGATTCTCATAATTTAATTGTCACTGGCACGAATGATGAAGACATGCTGGCAGCCATTCAGGAGCTTGAAAAAAGCCGAGGAGGGCTGGTCATTGTCAGTGAAGGAAAAGTGCGGGCCAAGCTTGCTTTGCCAATAGCAGGCTTGATGTCAATGGAAAGCGCAAATGCTGTCTACGGACAATTGAGCGAAATGAATCAAGTATTAGCTGACTTAGGGGTTTCACAGGACTTCAATCCATTCCTGACCCTGTCATTCCTGGCACTTCCGGTTATTCCGGCATGTAAGATTACGATTGATGGACTCTTCGATGTCACGGAGTTCAAACATATCTCGATTGATGCCTAA